A region of Phaeodactylum tricornutum CCAP 1055/1 chromosome 14, whole genome shotgun sequence DNA encodes the following proteins:
- a CDS encoding predicted protein, with amino-acid sequence MQAEGENSSSSRVSKATKLFAVALVGSALLVASVLQLEENQHAAETRQLRQKPKSGFRVGGLKGVKNSRSLQTNTGTIDLDAGGSGTGEVGINAQAPVGGNGGAKGTSKSGGTLVANGSAAAIDGRAKGMFAGGADLLAETENTGTVEGSTKGYGSGVGEFAGQFGDSTPAPNAATAVPEPYASIEGGGNVKTNIAGVGAGSPDSTGNSTIQGNGSGSGFAAGVGTINNSTEPTGTVLAYGYMTSAGSMGGEATVYGPDANGTSFNTTFAGATDNEFSGGAGNGYVPEAEEAAP; translated from the exons ATGCAAGCAGAAGGCGAGAATTCAAGCAGTAGTCGGGTATCAAAAGCCACCAAGCTCTTTGCGGTGGCCTTGGTCGGATCGGCTTTGTTGGTCGCCAGCGTTCTGCAACTAGAAGAG AATCAACATGCCGCCGAAACTCGTCAATTGCGCCAAAAGCCAAAGTCAGGCTTTCGCGTCGGCGGTCTAAAAGGCGTCAAGAACTCTCGATCCCTGCAAACGAATACCGGAACTATCGATTTAGATGCAGGAGGCAGCGGAACCGGCGAGGTAGGCATCAATGCCCAGGCGCCCGTAGGAGGCAACGGTGGGGCGAAAGGAACTTCCAAGAGCGGCGGAACTCTCGTTGCCAACGGCTCGGCCGCTGCCATTGATGGCCGGGCCAAAGGAATGTTTGCGGGTGGTGCCGATCTCCTAGCCGAAACCGAAAATACGGGCACTGTCGAAGGTTCCACGAAAGGTTACGGAAGTGGTGTGGGTGAATTTGCTGGACAGTTTGGTGATTCAACTCCCGCTCCGAATGCTGCGACGGCGGTACCCGAACCATATGCTTCTATTGAAGGAGGTGGTAACGTAAAAACAAACATTGCCGGAGTTGGTGCTGGTAGCCCGGATTCCACAGGCAATAGCACGATCCAAGGTAACGGTTCAGGTTCCGGTTTCGCAGCCGGTGTCGGAACGATCAACAACAGCACAGAACCCACCGGAACCGTGCTCGCGTATGGATACATGACTTCAGCAGGAAGTATGGGAGGAGAAGCGACAGTCTACGGCCCCGATGCGAACGGTACTAGCTTTAATACTACCTTTGCTGGAGCAACAGACAATGAGTTTAGCGGTGGAGCTGGAAACGGCTACGTGCCAGAGGCGGAAGAAGCGGCACCGTAG
- a CDS encoding predicted protein: MKEKELLLIPEPGQKPAFLATIRVVDPSPAVVNLWNAIASDKIVLEGYTRDGWAWKPSPTLTNLTVESTDGRKKVRGFAEHLKERQKSAYGRFGTTGVWVVSYIQKKTDNDSRMDCRVSLDFTKVPHCSLKLRSLAVPPSKNEPPAKPIEARPAGKKSGFLGKLVGAQQRTNHHVAMASTARKSASPSLSSNSAHAGSIGESAATKTAQKVLAEFRQACQDKMLDFDLAAEEKLEVPVTLATYTAGLSFEDKAKVTMEILKYMVYEAAEEVNEEWIAYKEPGGFMDEATFAIYKEGAAPPEVLEELNKGELPDEVIGQQRAMQDERVRQANQAEQRHKTQLELAAHRQTDEEENDDFAALNSNKRDRRTIEDYEREKRQRMK, from the coding sequence ATGAAAGAAAAGGAGCTCCTGTTGATACCGGAGCCTGGACAAAAGCCCGCGTTCCTCGCGACAATACGCGTAGTCGATCCGAGCCCAGCCGTCGTAAACCTATGGAACGCCATTGCCTCCGACAAGATTGTGCTCGAAGGATACACCCGAGACGGCTGGGCCTGGAAGCCGTCACCCACTCTTACCAATTTGACCGTCGAGTCGACAGATGGCCGGAAGAAGGTACGAGGATTCGCGGAGCATCTCAAAGAGCGTCAAAAGTCGGCGTACGGTCGCTTCGGCACCACGGGGGTCTGGGTGGTTTCGTATATTCAGAAAAAGACTGACAATGATTCAAGGATGGATTGTCGTGTATCGCTAGATTTTACCAAAGTTCCACATTGCTCTCTGAAATTACGGAGCTTGGCTGTCCCACCTTCCAAAAATGAACCACCAGCAAAACCTATCGAAGCCCGTCCGGCTGGGAAAAAAAGTGGTTTCCTGGGGAAGCTCGTTGGTGCCCAGCAGCGAACTAATCATCACGTAGCGATGGCTTCCACGGCACGCAAATCGGCATCTCCTTCTCTATCGTCCAATAGTGCGCACGCTGGGTCTATCGGAGAGTCAGCAGCCACTAAGACGGCTCAGAAAGTTTTGGCCGAATTTCGACAAGCTTGTCAAGACAAAATGTTGGATTTTGATCTTGCTGCCGAAGAGAAGCTCGAAGTCCCCGTCACGCTAGCCACGTATACTGCAGGCTTGTCCTTCGAAGACAAAGCCAAAGTCACCATGGAAATACTTAAATACATGGTTTACGAAGCCGCCGAAGAAGTCAACGAAGAATGGATTGCGTACAAAGAACCTGGTGGTTTCATGGACGAGGCTACATTTGCAATCTACAAGGAAGGTGCAGCACCTCCTGAAGTGTTAGAAGAACTGAACAAAGGGGAGCTTCCCGACGAGGTTATTGGCCAGCAACGCGCTATGCAGGATGAACGTGTAAGGCAAGCCAACCAGGCCGAACAGCGACACAAAACTCAACTGGAGTTAGCGGCGCACCGACaaacggacgaagaagaaaacgatgatTTCGCCGCCCTAAATTCGAATAAACGCGATCGAAGAACTATCGAAGACTACGAACGTGAAAAGCGGCAAAGAATGAAGTAG
- a CDS encoding predicted protein, producing MVLTAPYSPSPRSGDAATGSMPNGGSIIASRPSNFATGSNVVENTYIARLIIKMNECLLKLGQDIEDDSVIEQVERMSTLIYESMSTSGRNYHSVQHVFDVSRNLEDPIATLAALFHDCIYHQVDGGLSKLQVQKLEGVVHWHESVHAVRTDKTPGSIYYTSESVKQSIFHPHTSDPLLGMVEVIFGYHEIQEMNNLNGVNEFLSTVLALRELTNLLNTVQLAQIAVCIEATIPFRPLHSETGQSPMELLYERLTQVNDTYQLGLSKVELVESIQRAVRVANRDCENFGSPDCQWFLDNTWSILPECNKSLRSHSLYTVGEFQCALYSMYGFFSFLQPSLIFQQFRGVPSPEEYQLLVDQATRNLQVGRQYVGAKLVSLSVVAAFAELTGGDAPISLFIGDLPSRHSDPVDGSWIEIVSSEFIDDERKASDCDPDVYTLLAQGRRTEASFDVRQSPLAAGFYGRLGDRGLVEILQAFDLFPMTVDTARALLSRLPRGLIMKLANKMAKVAVPRATRIQQVIDELSTESS from the coding sequence ATGGTATTGACAGCTCCGTATTCTCCTTCTCCTCGTTCCGGTGATGCTGCAACCGGATCCATGCCAAATGGCGGTAGCATTATAGCCAGCAGGCCTTCAAACTTCGCCACCGGTTCAAACGTTGTGGAAAATACATACATTGCCCGTCTCATCATAAAAATGAACGAATGCCTATTGAAGCTCGGACAGGACATCGAGGATGATTCAGTTATCGAGCAAGTAGAGAGAATGAGCACTTTGATATACGAAAGCATGTCCACTAGCGGTCGCAATTATCATTCCGTCCAGCACGTCTTTGACGTTTCCAGAAATTTGGAAGATCCTATTGCAACTTTAGCTGCTCTCTTTCACGATTGCATTTACCATCAGGTAGATGGTGGTCTTTCGAAATTGCAAGTCCAGAAGCTTGAAGGAGTAGTCCATTGGCACGAATCTGTGCATGCAGTCAGAACAGACAAGACTCCAGGTTCAATTTACTATACCTCAGAGAGCGTGAAGCAGTCCATATTTCACCCACACACATCAGATCCCTTGCTTGGCATGGTGGAAGTGATTTTTGGTTACCATGAAATTCAAGAAATGAACAATCTGAATGGTGTGAACGAATTTCTCTCGACCGTCCTGGCACTTCGCGAACTTACCAATCTTCTAAACACTGTCCAACTTGCCCAAATTGCTGTTTGTATTGAAGCCACGATACCCTTTCGACCATTGCACAGCGAAACGGGGCAATCCCCGATGGAACTACTCTACGAGAGACTTACTCAGGTGAACGACACGTATCAACTTGGTCTTAGTAAAGTCGAACTGGTAGAGTCTATCCAACGAGCCGTTCGGGTAGCAAACCGAGACTGTGAGAACTTCGGCAGCCCTGATTGCCAATGGTTTCTCGACAACACCTGGAGTATCTTGCCTGAATGCAACAAATCCCTGCGTAGTCACTCCCTATATACGGTGGGCGAGTTTCAATGTGCACTCTACAGTATGTACGGATTTTTTTCGTTCTTGCAGCCCTCACTTATATTTCAACAATTCCGTGGCGTACCGTCACCGGAGGAGTACCAGCTTTTAGTCGATCAAGCTACGCGTAATCTGCAAGTCGGGCGCCAGTATGTGGGTGCCAAGCTTGTCTCGCTTTCAGTCGTGGCGGCTTTTGCCGAGTTGACGGGTGGTGATGCGCCCATTAGCCTCTTCATTGGGGATTTGCCATCGCGTCACTCAGATCCAGTCGACGGCTCATGGATCGAAATTGTATCATCAGAATTCATTGACGACGAGCGGAAAGCGTCCGACTGCGACCCCGACGTCTACACACTACTCGCTCAGGGTCGACGGACGGAGGCTTCCTTCGACGTTCGCCAGTCGCCATTGGCGGCGGGCTTTTATGGTAGACTGGGCGACCGAGGGCTGGTCGAAATTCTTCAGGCCTTCGATTTATTTCCCATGACAGTCGATACGGCGCGTGCGTTGCTCTCACGGCTTCCTCGTGGGCTAATTATGAAATTGGCCAACAAAATGGCCAAAGTAGCTGTGCCGCGGGCGACACGCATTCAACAAGTCATCGATGAACTGTCCACGGAAAGCAGTTGA